The window GTGGGGTTGGTTATTATTCACAGGAATTTCTCTTGCTTGTACAATTAGTGTAAAATTTGTTGGTTTGTTTGTTGTTTTGTTAGTTGGATTTAATACTGCTTTTGAATTATGGAGAGAATTAGGAGATCTCACAAAACCTAttgtaagttttataaatttagtattttattttataattttattttataaatatatatttagtaattatcaaaagataactattttaatttatttattcaatttttacagaTAAATGTAGGAAAACATTTATTAGCACGATGTATTTGTCTAATTTTTATaccaatatttttgtacatgttattcttttatattcatcttactgttttaaataaaaggtgaaaattttctttattatatatattgtatatatacaaatttttaataaaataatataataatattataaatatataatataaatatataataaatataatttgaaatattaataataataataataataaatttaattatagtgGAAGTGGAGATGGATTTTATAGTTCTGAGTTTCAATCTTTATTAGAAGGAAATTCCTTATATAATGCAACAATGCCACGACAATTAGCATATGGAGCtacaattactttaaaaaaccATAGAACTGGTGGAGGATATTTACATTCTCATTGGCATCTTTATCCAGAAGGCATTGGAGCTAGACAACAACAagtattaatcttattatattattatataattattactatttattattatgtatttatactatattttttttccttttcttttctttttaatatattatttattttttcagattaCGACTTATTCTCATaaagatgataataatttgtggcttataaaaatgtttgataCTGACGATATACCGTCGGAACCGATATTAGTAAAGCATGGTGATCTTGTACGCTTAGAACATGTTATTACTCATCGAAATTTGCATTCACATAAAGAGATTGCACCTATTTCTAAAAAACATTATCAAGTTACAGGATATGgtgaagtaattattttttataataatttaatttatattaattttttgtttataataatttaaaaatgatctatctttatttttatagaatggtACTGGTGATGCTAATGATGTATGGAAAGTTTTAATAGCAAATGGTAAAGATGGTGATGTAGTTGAAACAGTGacaagtaaattaaaatttgtgcaTTGTCTATATCACTGTGTTTTAACATGCAGTGGTAAAACATTACCAAAATGGTTAATtagttaaaagatttaatatattttcaagtaacaaaattgaaaaaaagttttacatatataaaaattataattttttagggCTTATAGTCAACAAGAAGTTTCATGTAATCCAAATATGAGAGACAAAAATGCATTATGGAATattgaagataataattatgcaaaatgTTAGTgtgttcaatatttattattacaataaatatcaaataattaaatatataatatttcatagcaTATAGCATTTTtgctatttaataatattttttacagtaCCAAATGTCAGCTTTCAAGTATATGCACCTAGATTTTTAGATAGGTTTTTGGAATCACATGCAGTAATGTTGCAAGGAAATTCTGATTTGAAAGTTAAAGAAGGAGAAGTATCATCACGTCCTTGGCAGTGGCCTATTAATTATAGAGTATGTTATACaatcacaaaaaaattaaaacattaattaaatagtaaattttttaggGTCAATTCTTTTCTGGTAACAGTTTAAGGATATATTTACTTGGAAATCCTATTATTTGGTGgggtaatattatatttttaatactttttatcatattatacatTCATGCTTGCGTAAGGCAACAACGTGGTTGTATAGAGAGTCCTGCTATCCttgaacaaagaaataaaatattaaatgcagGAAAATGGCTTTTTATTGGTTGGATATTGCATTATGCACCATTTTGGGCAATGACTagagttttatattttcatcattatttccCAGCTCTATTATATAGTTCAATGTTAAGTGGAacaactttaaattatattcttgaaagtttaattattttatttccaaacaAACTTGGATATGTTATATATCATACAATAATGGCTATTGTTATTTCAAGTATCACAT is drawn from Apis mellifera strain DH4 linkage group LG5, Amel_HAv3.1, whole genome shotgun sequence and contains these coding sequences:
- the LOC551578 gene encoding protein O-mannosyl-transferase 2 isoform X1, whose amino-acid sequence is MKNISNSECTHKIKNLHKISKVTEKRETIDLNWWLLFGIIIILTAGTRFYKVTEPQHVCWDETHFGKMGSWYINRTFFFDVHPPLGKMLIALSGYVTGYDGTFPFEKPGDKFENVKYVGMRIFCTFLGATIVPLSYLIIWDLTKSIQAATFSALFILFDVGLLTLNQYILLDPILLCFMMCAIWGMTRVGSHYNEPFTWKWWGWLLFTGISLACTISVKFVGLFVVLLVGFNTAFELWRELGDLTKPIINVGKHLLARCICLIFIPIFLYMLFFYIHLTVLNKSGSGDGFYSSEFQSLLEGNSLYNATMPRQLAYGATITLKNHRTGGGYLHSHWHLYPEGIGARQQQITTYSHKDDNNLWLIKMFDTDDIPSEPILVKHGDLVRLEHVITHRNLHSHKEIAPISKKHYQVTGYGENGTGDANDVWKVLIANGKDGDVVETVTSKLKFVHCLYHCVLTCSGKTLPKWAYSQQEVSCNPNMRDKNALWNIEDNNYAKLPNVSFQVYAPRFLDRFLESHAVMLQGNSDLKVKEGEVSSRPWQWPINYRGQFFSGNSLRIYLLGNPIIWWGNIIFLILFIILYIHACVRQQRGCIESPAILEQRNKILNAGKWLFIGWILHYAPFWAMTRVLYFHHYFPALLYSSMLSGTTLNYILESLIILFPNKLGYVIYHTIMAIVISSITYSFYLFSPLAYGMIGPSSLDPESSMYSLRWMDTWEF
- the LOC551578 gene encoding protein O-mannosyl-transferase 2 isoform X2, whose product is MKNISNSECTHKIKNLHKISKVTEKRETIDLNWWLLFGIIIILTAGTRFYKVTEPQHVCWDETHFGKMGSWYINRTFFFDVHPPLGKMLIALSGYVTGYDGTFPFEKPGDKFENVKYVGMRIFCTFLGATIVPLSYLIIWDLTKSIQAATFSALFILFDVGLLTLNQYILLDPILLCFMMCAIWGMTRVGSHYNEPFTWKWWGWLLFTGISLACTISVKFVGLFVVLLVGFNTAFELWRELGDLTKPIINVGKHLLARCICLIFIPIFLYMLFFYIHLTVLNKSGSGDGFYSSEFQSLLEGNSLYNATMPRQLAYGATITLKNHRTGGGYLHSHWHLYPEGIGARQQQITTYSHKDDNNLWLIKMFDTDDIPSEPILVKHGDLVRLEHVITHRNLHSHKEIAPISKKHYQVTGYGENGTGDANDVWKVLIANGKDGDVVETVTSKLKFVHCLYHCVLTCSGKTLPKWAYSQQEVSCNPNMRDKNALWNIEDNNYAKLPNVSFQVYAPRFLDRFLESHAVMLQGNSDLKVKEGEVSSRPWQWPINYRGQFFSGNSLRIYLLGNPIIWWGNIIFLILFIILYIHACVRQQRGCIESPAILEQRNKILNAGKWLFIGWILHYAPFWAMTRVLYFHHYFPALLYSSMLSGTTLNYILESLIILFPNKLGYVIYHTIMAIVISSITYSLWYDWSFFIRS